DNA sequence from the Acinonyx jubatus isolate Ajub_Pintada_27869175 chromosome A3, VMU_Ajub_asm_v1.0, whole genome shotgun sequence genome:
ACAAGCTCAGAGAAGTTCAGCAGTTTGCCTTGGGTCACACAGCATGGGGGATATCAAAGTCATAGaagaatccagattttttttaaaactcaggatTGGATGTTTTCCCTAAAAAATTCTGAACTTTTTCACAAACCCCAGTGTTAGGGAATTTCTGATGGTTTCTAGATCAAGGCATTATCCATGCATGAAGTGAAGCAAGACAAAAATGGTGGTGGCTGCCCCTGCTGAAGACCTGCGGTCTAGGAGAGCATGTTGGAGTAGAAGCTGAAGCTCTCTGTCATGGTCTTGGAGTTGCTGCGAGAGGAGCCATTGGAGGTCTGATCCAGGGATGAGGGTGTGGTCTTGGGACcatcctccagctcctcctcgtGGGCCCCCACCACTGTGGAGATGGTGGTCTCCAGGCGGCTGACTTTATACACGCTGCCCTGGGTTTGGAGGTACCGGGTGGATTTCATTTCGAGCCCCTCATAGTCGCCGGCACTGATAAAGGGGCAGCACCGGAAGGCATGCTTGAAGCCCAGGCGGAACCTGGAGAGACAGAAGATGGGAGAGGTGACCCTTTGGGACAGTCTGCTTCCAGAGGGCATTGTCACCACTATGTCAGCTCTTTAACACATAGACAAGCCTAAGTATGACTctctgttgttattgttattattattattatttaaagcttatttattttgagagagagagagcaggggagggacagagagagagggaaagaaagaatctcaagcaggctccacactgttggtgcacagcctgatgtggggcttgaactcataaactgtgagatcatgacctgagctgaaatcaagagtctgacacttaactgactcagccacccaggcaccccaatgaccactgactgagccacccaggcaccccgatgacCACCATTCCTGATGGGCTCTCCCTTCTCTTGCTTGTCTAAGGTTGGCTTCTTCTGCCAGAACAGCTCTCCTGATCAGTGTGACTAAATAAGGGCCTTCCAGGCACTGATTCCCCTTTGCTTACCCTGTCCTGCTGGAACTGCTAGAAGAAACTGGGTAAAGCTGCCCAAATTGTATGATGAGATGAGATGGAAAGAGGAAAGTGAGAGGCCAGTGAAGGGAAAAGATGCCCTATGGAGAATGGTATTCTACAGCCACTAATCTCTCTTTGTGTGTtactctccctgtctcccccccccccccgccccacaccccACTGCATGCACAGCCCCCTGTGCATGGATCCACAGGGCAGAGGGAACAAAATCACAGGCCATGAACTAGATCCAGCTTTCAGGCCTGTTTATATGCATCAATaacagaggtttgttttttttttaatgtgcacccccacccccactaactTAGTTGCCAGTGTCCAAAAGTCAGAAGATTCACACAAAAGTATGGATGTCTGGTTCTTCTTGGAGAAGAAAAACTAAGTCCACTTTGGGCTCATAAAGCTGCATGGCAATAATTAGTAGGGATGGAGTAGTGTGGTCTTTTTGCTGcagtccctcccaccccctcttgTCTCACAAAGATTTTGCTCATTTAGGTTGGCTGTTTGGCTGCTATAGAGACAAATGATCTTGTCcctggagagagagtgggggatgaGGTCCTCACCTGTCATTGAGGCAGCAGTAGATGATGGGGTTGTACATGGTGGAGCTCATGGCCAGCCACATGATGGCCAGGTAGACCTGCTGAATAAACTTCTCAAGGTAGAGATCAGGGTTGATGTAGGGCAAGAGGAAGAAGATGTGGAATGGCAGCCAGCAGATGGCAAAGGTGCACACCACGACGATCATCATCTTGACCACCTGGCAAGAGGGTGGGGCAGGTGAGGTCACCACCACAGCCAACTTTTCTCACAGctactttctctctcctcccatgcCCCTCACCGCACACAGTGCAGTGTGTGGTGGGAAGTGTCTATAATAACCCCTTTCAAGGAGGAGACAGGACCATTTATATGTGGTATCAAAGGACTTTGATTATATCAGTAGTTCTCAGAGTGTGGCTCCGGGACCAGCTTTGTAACCATCATTTGGGATTTGTCAGAAATGAGATTTCTTGGACCCCATCCCATACTTACAgaatcagaaaccctgggggTGAGACCGAGAATTCTGGTTTGACAAGCCCTTCAGATGACTCTGAAACACAGTAATGTTTGAGAACCTCTGTGTGATATGACCCCTCTGGGCAGTGGCTGCAGAAGCCAAGGGAGAGCAGATAATGACCCAGGGGAATGGGTATTCAGTGGGGAGAGACTCAgtaaggaggaggaagcaggagggcaggagggcagaggcagaggaggggccagGGTAGTAtcaggggaaagaagaggaagggaggcatCTGGACAGCTGCAGCTAGGGAGCACCAGATGGTTAAAAGGgatttaaaaggttttttataAATAGTGAGTAATGTGACCCACTGTTTCTGTTCTCCATCACtagttttgttccttttaataCTTTTTGATGTTTGAACCAAGTGAATGTATTATTTTGtcaaactttaataataaaagaggACTTAACTCTTCAATGCATttgtagttgtgtgtgtgtgtgtgtgtgtgtgtgtgtgtgtgtgtgtgtgtgtgttaatggcTTGACAGGTTGCAATTACTCTTAAGGCAAGAAAGAAGTGGCTCTTGCCTCTACAGGCAGGCCTAGGTTACAAATACAACCAAGAAAGATCTCTTCGCTCCTCTGTCCCacatctcctctcctccttccactGTTCCACAGACCCAGGGACGTTTTGTGCCTGCTGCCTCTGGGCCTCCTGAGGCTCTGAAGTTCATATGCTTGCCAGCCTGAGCCAGGGCGGGTTAGGTGCTGCTTGCTCTTTGCTTACCTTGCGCTTGGCAGAGACCTGCTCATGGTAACGGTCAGAGGAGTCCCCAGGGATCTCGCTGGCCCAAAGTGTGATTCCCACCACAGTGTACGCATAGCCAATCACCAGCAAGGGGAGGAAGTAGATCAGCACAGTTACGCAGATGTGGTACCTGCAACAGGAAGGATGGGAAGGTTCTGTCTAAGGACAGTGATGGTCAAGGCTTGCCAACCACCTTTCTCAGCATTTGCCATTAATGAGCTTGGATGATAAGGCACAGCATGGAGTCTGGCCACCTGCATTGGGTGGTTGGCtgatatatgaatggataaactagAGAAAGCAAATCTCTTCAACTTAGGTTTTTCTTGTGGACTTTTTCCATAATAGAGATTCCTGTTGAgattgaagagaagaaaaaacattgatgaaaggGAATTGAATCTGTTGTATACTTATGACAATTTCAGTGGAGGGTAAGTTCAATATTGCCTACattccccctccaaaaaaaatgcAACCTTAGGCTGCATTAATAAAAGTGTATTCTCTAGAATGCAGGAGGTGTTTGTACCACTCGGTTAATTCCAGTCAGATTACATTTAGGCTGGGCTTTTGTGCAGGAGTGTAGACAAACTTGTACATTCAGGTGAGAACCACTAGGTGGCTGGTGAGCTCTCATTCTTTCTGTAGGACAAGTGGATTCacaggtataaaaataattagcTTGGAGGAGAGAAACAAAATTTATCCTAGAACTAGGATGAGTGGGTGAAAGCCACAAAGTATAAGCCAATTCTAAGCCTGgcccttaaaaatatatctgcaaaTGGAAGCTTCCTGGGTCTCTGGGTTACAGCTTGCAAAATAGATACCAATTGACTTGAGTTTGACTGGGACAAATTGACATGGGCAGGAAATAAGCTTTTGCAGTATTAAACCACTGAGAATTTTTTCTCCAAGATTTTatctaaattcaagttagttaacacatagtgtagcattggtttcaggagtaggatttagtgattcatcacttacatacaacacccagtgctcatcacaacaaggccccttcttagtacccatcacccatttagcccatccccaacctcccctccagcaactctcagtttgttctctgtaattaagagtctcatggtttgcctccctctctgtttttatctaatttctgcttcccttctcccatgttcacctgttttgtttcttaagttccacatgtgagtgaaatcatatgatatttttctttctttgactgacttatttcacttagctatAATACACTATAATATACTGTAGTTCCATtaacatcattgcaaatggcaagatttcattctttttgatggctgagtagtatatacataccatatcttctttatccattcattagtcaatggccatttgggctctttccataatttggctattgttgataaatTACTGAGATTTTGATGTTTGTTGCAACAACATAActtattctattttgtttaaggCAAGTGTCCTTCTAAGTAGGATgctcaaataattttttgaattttgagaAAGGATATTTTTCTCAGTGAGTACTTTGTATATCTGGTTAGTTATAGCCCTTTTCTCCTGATGTGAGTTTAATGGAGAAGATCCattagtagtaatagtagtaataatagtgGGAACAGCTAATATTTTAGGGAGTTCACTCTAGATCACTATGTTGATAATAATGTTAATGATAGTATTAATAGCAGAAACGATAGTTAGATTTTATTTAGTGAAGAGCACAATGCCACTCACTTTACCattattcttatttaatcctcaaaaaaaaaaatgattaggcGTGTACTATCATAATCCCattctgtagatgaggaaactgaagttaagAATTTAATTAACTTTCCCAAATTCACAGCAGGTAAAAAGAGGAGGGTGGGATAAGAAGGCAAGACTGTGACCCCAGAACCAGCTTTTTGTCACTGGAGAAAAGTCATCCAGTGATGACTCTGTTTATGCTTATtctctgaaatgatttttttttccaataaagaaaacctacttattcatttaatttctctttatcgGTACTATGTTTTCAATTACTTCTTTGCAAAGCTCCACAGTTTTACTTATTCAGCTTCCTGTGAATATTAAAATCTGCAACTTGAAGACACTCGAAGAGCTCTTAAATAATGCACAACAGCTTCAGCAAAGCAGGGTGCTGAGTGCATCCGTTTTGTGCAGACAGGCTGCTCCAACAGTCTCAACAGGCTGTTAAGGTCCCCCTTGATTGTCACCTCCTCTGGGAGCCTCTGGGTTCTCCAGTCACCATGGCAGTGAGTGCATACTGAGTTTCCTACCTGATCTCAACCTCTCCCCCGATTGCTGTACTTATCACTTGGATATAAGGGGACAGGGAGACCCTGGGAACCTTCAGGATACACCTGCTTCTCCTACCTGGAAGAATAGTCTTAACTTATGCAAACCGATACTTGGTTGATGATCAAAACACATTAGTTGAGCTTTGTGGGGCCAGTGCCTCAGAGTGCTGAGCATCTATATGGGAGTCAGGGACATGATGGAAGGACACTGCAGTCCAGTCACCGGTGCTCCTAACCCTGGACCAGTGGATCCCAAACTTGAGCCagcttcagaatcacctgggggagcTTGTACAAACACAAAGGGCTGGACCCCACCTAGACTTTCCCACTTAACAAGTCTGGGGTGGGCTTGAGAATCTGCTTTCATAACAAATTCCCAGTTCatgctgctgctggtccaggttcagactttgagaaacactgtcctAAACCAATGGTTCTTGAGCCCGGAATCACATGAGAATCACCAggggagcttttaaaatgatCAGTGCTCAGAGACACATTAAATTGGCCTTGATTGTAGAAGCAGGAAACCACAGCTGAGAAAAATTTCCCAAGTTATTCTTGCATATGGTTAGCACTGAGAAGCACTGTTTCAGGTCCAAGTCTGCAAGCCTGTTGGAACCCCATTGTTTGAGATTTTATGACTTCACTAAGATGTGTGTTAACcatattttttagtttctgtatctgaTGCTTTGAGGTCTAGGCCTTGTTGACCTGGAAAGGACTGTGCCTCCTTGGGTTAGTTAATTCCTAGAGATAACTCCTGCTAGTGTGCCTTTCCTATGCAAACTAATCAACCCAGGGCCTATACTCCCCACCCACTTGTTTTCTCAGGGGCTCTTACACTGTGGGATGCTATCCAGCTGCCATGGTCACCCCAGGGCCACTTCAGACAGTCAGGGGCACAGAGCTCATGGAAATGATTCAAACTAGCCAATTCTAAGCCTGTTTATCCTGCCTCACCCATTCCTTCTCTGGAAACACAATAAAAGCCTTCCTGAAGtctcctgcgctctctctctgcccatggcCCTATGTGGCGCACTTGCCCCTTTGTTCTGGGAACTATGAGTAATAAACTATCTTTTCAATGGCAATCATGTCCTTATCTGTTGGCCTCACCATACTTGAATAGAATATAAACCattcactttaaaacaaagtacGCTTTGGAAAAATCACAGATCAGACCATTAGGAAAATGCTAAGCTgaatcaataaacataaattataaacataaattatcagcttctatttttttaaaagaaggaaaagtaattttcttatttgtaaacaACAAAAAGTATGAACTTAGTTTCAGTTAAAAAGTACTATAGTCAGGGAGAGCATTAACTTGTCCATTGTAGAACAGGGATAATTGAAAATAACATAGgaatatgacccagcaattccacttctagatatatacccagaagattTGAAAGCAGGGGCTCAAATAGATACTTAcacaccaatgttcatagcagcactatttcccatagccaaaaggtggaagcaacccaaatatccctCAAAAGTTGAgtggataaaccaaatgtggtatatatttacaatggaatattactcagccatgaaaaggaatgaagttctaaTACATaccacaacatggataaaccttgcaAACATGTTAAGTGGATAAGCCAGATACAAGAGGAAAAATACTGGATGATTCCACTTAAAttaaatatctagaataggcaaattcatagaaacagaaagtggaaTAGAGGTTAccaagggctggggagaggggatggaATAATAGGTACAGAATGTGGGATaatggaaaagttctggaaatggatcgtggtgatggttgcaaCAATATggtgaatgtaaaatggtaaattttatgttatatgtattttatcacaataaacttaatttttttcaacgtttttttttttcattttttttttttttttatttttgggacagagagagacagagcatgaacgggggaggggcagagagagagggagacacagaatcggaaacaggctccaggctccgagccatcagcccagagcctgtcgcggggctcgaactcacggaccgcgagatcgtgacctggctgaagtcggacgcttaacgactgcgccacccaggcgccccatcacaataaacttaatttaaaaaatccatgagAAAATTCTAGTGAAGCTGGGGTCTTACATCTCCAGATGAGTAGTTTTCTGCTCCCTTTGGGAGCCCCTCAacaatctccctccctccctcccaaatcataaaaaaacaaacaaacctgtagGTTTGATTCTTGGATGGGATCAAAGGTAAAATGTATCCTCCTAAATCTTGCTCAGATAAGCCCCTTTTGCCTAGAAATTGCAAGTACTTGGGATGCCTGAGTAgttcggttaagcggctgactttggctcaggtcatgatatcacggtttatgagtttcagccctgcatctggctgtctgttgtcagtgcagagcctgctttggatcctctgtcccctctcctctctctgcccctcccccaacttgtgcgtgcacgtgcacgcgctctttctcgctctctctttcaaaaataaacaaaaaataaaaaataaaaaaagaattgcaaataCTCAATCCAAAAAATGTCCAAGTTACTAAAAATTCTAAATGactctacatttaaaaagttcaaaaaaattctaaggtcaaatgaatgaaattccatcattagaaaaaatgaaaataaatacatttcttccaTCTTGACACCTTCTTGAAGAAATTTTACCATATTCTTGTAGTTAACTGGAGATAAtcctgttttgtaatttttttcccataatcATTGTTTTAGAGAGCCGGCCAATGGAATTTCGTGTAATCTTATTATGTGAGgctccatgctttttttttttttttttttttttattctccaatCTGATATTCCTAGGTTCCTGCCAGGCAGGGTTTAATCAGCTCTCAGAGTTAGTATCCGCcttgagagaagagaagaaggggtcAGGGGTGCATCTGAAGTGAGTGAGAGAAAGGACCAGGAGTGACAGCAAGAGGCTGTGACAGCAGGGGTGGCTTGGTTCCCACTTGATGAGATATGTCCATGGATTCCGATCATTAAATTCTGCCAGTGGACTTACCGGTACCCTCGGAAGGCAAGTGCATGCAACAACCTCCTACCTTTGTTCCCTCCAGGTCATCCCTCTAGAAGCGGCACATATTACAAGATAAAATTGCTATATACAGACTGTGTCACCCCAAATCCTGCAGATTCGCCTGTCCTTAATGCCGTAATGCTCACTAATCCAGGTTTACTAACGTCTCACTATCTGGAGTCACTCGTTGCTCAAGCACCAACAGTTCCAGTCTCTGAAATAGTCCTCAGCATCTGAAATCAGATAGATGGGTTTATTAAATAGTATCCAGTGTGTCTTCTAATGCACTTCATGGAGGCTCTAGGTGccctgaggtgggggaggaagggagacaagaGGGCAGAGCTCTGGAGTTCCTGCTGTCCCTCTAACAAGCAACTCTGCTGGGTTTATATGTGGCTTTCTGTGGATCAGGTTgttaggtggtggtggtgggagattTCAGCTGTCACAGAAAGGTGGATGAGCACTGCTGTGCTTATCTAATTCAATGCGTTAACCCTCATTCATTGTGTCAGCCTTCTCTACAGTTTCCACACCATGTAATCAGCCCCTTACTTCTTGAATACCCCCTGTGATCTACTGCTCACTAGCTATAAAGCCAGCGCCATCGGCAATACCTGGAGCTTGTTAGAGACGAAGATTCTCAGTCCCCACCCTGGATGGGCCAAATCGGAAAATGTGTACTTTAATAAGACTTTCTGGTGATTCATGTGCAAGTTCAAGTTTGAAGCACAGTGCTCTCCATCTTGGCTgcacactggaatcacctggggaatgTTGAAAACTTCCAGTGTGTGGTTTCCAGTCTCAGCTTCTGACTTAAGACTGGCCTGCAGTGCTGCCTGGGCATCAGAGTGTCAGAAGCTCTCCAGAGGGTTCTCCTTGTGGCTGGGGCTGAGAGTCATCGTTGTTGAGCCTACTCCTGCTGGCAGCTGTGACTGATGTCATTCCTTCTTAAACTAAGAACCTGTGGCCCGGTAGCTTTCACTACATCCTATGTCACAGGCAACAAGCTGAACCTGCCTCCTGGGATGGTCCTGCCAACTTGAGATAACCAGGAACACACCTGAGCCCTCTTTGTATCTCGGACTTGTGGGGCCACCCCTTGATAGACATGAGCTGAGCAGTacccccttcctgcccttccttgAGCAGCCCTCAGGCTGTCTCTTCCTCAAGCACAGTGCTAGATGCCTGCTTGACTTTTTACTTCCTTCcaaaaaattatcttctttgCAGATAAATGTGGTTTCTttctagtaaaagaaaaaaaaatccatatatttttttgctCACTTTCACTTCTAGGCATTAGACCAAATCCCAAAGCTCTTGCAGTCCTattggagacagaaagaaactgcAGTCTACTAATTCATAAATTCTGTGGCCCTGTGTGAGGAGTCCAAGCCTCTGTTCCCATTACCAGGAGCTCAGTCTTTGGGGGACACAGAGAAGTGCCAAAGAATGTAATATGGGAAGTGACTGACAGTGGTTACCTCTTCAAGTGGAGTGGAGACACTGAGAAAGGTGTCAGGGgcctttataaatatatataaaatataaaaaatatatacatatgtaaacaagttttaaaattacCCTGAAAACAGTAGGCATTTTGTTACTAAGTGCATGGAGAATAATGGGAATGCAGAAGTGAGACTTTCAACCAATCCAATCAGGGAAGCTTCCTGCAGGAGGTGTGCTTGGCCACGCCCTGATATGTGTGCAGGAGGTGGGCACTACAGGTGGtgaaaacagcaagtgcaaaggcactgagggaGGACCTTGGCATGATGCGGTGCTGTGCTGTGACTCAGACTAATGGAACATGGCTGTGTGAGGAAGTATCAGGAGACTTAGACAGAAAGGTAGACAGAGGACAAATCATGAAGTGCATTTTATGACATGCTGGAGAgtttataatgtattttgaagttgATGGGAAATCACAAAATGGTTTTAAACagggagtgacatgatcagataCTTGTGCTCTGGCCACAGTGGGGCTTGGATGGAGGCAGGAAAGGCTAGAGGCACCAGCCTTTAGGAAGCTGTGCAAGGAGCCAGGCTGGAAGCGGCAATGACCTGAGCTAGAGCCATGGCAGACTGGatggatggggaggagaggaagaccCCAAGGGGTGCTGTGGCTGGGAGGAAAAGCTGGTGGGCTTGGCTGCCATTTGGCACTTTAGCTGGGTTTCTGGcctgtgtgaatgggggagagtgaGGCTGACTGTTGCAGGTATGGGGACCCgggaggaggagcaggtttgTTGGGGAGGTCAGCAAGCTGACGTTTGGACATGCTGACCTTCAGGGCAAGCAGTTGAATGTCTGAATCTGGCTGGAACTAGGACAAGAGGCCTGGGTGGAGATTAGATTTGGATCCCTTGGGTATCCCCAAACCCTGAGAagatgaggggagagaggggctggcAGAGGAGGCCCACATGAGGATGAGCCCAGGACAGGAGGGAAGTAGGAgagtgaggggtgggaggtgcagggcggggagggagagTCCAGGGACtggtggagcctgcctgggggaGGAGTGTTGGGAGGCGGAGGTGGGATGAGGACAGGAACTTGCTCTGTGGTTTTGGAAATAGGAGGTCATGGGCAGATTCCATTTTTATGGTGTGGTCAGC
Encoded proteins:
- the TACR1 gene encoding substance-P receptor, with product MDNVLQVDSDLFPNISTNTSEPNQFVQPAWQIVLWAAAYTVIVVTSVVGNVVVMWIILAHKRMRTVTNYFLVNLAFAEASMAAFNTVVNFTYAVHNEWYYGLFYCKFHNFFPIAAVFASIYSMTAVAFDRYMAIIHPLQPRLSATATKVVICVIWVLALLLAFPQGYYSTTETMPNRVVCMIEWPEHPNKIYEKVYHICVTVLIYFLPLLVIGYAYTVVGITLWASEIPGDSSDRYHEQVSAKRKVVKMMIVVVCTFAICWLPFHIFFLLPYINPDLYLEKFIQQVYLAIMWLAMSSTMYNPIIYCCLNDRFRLGFKHAFRCCPFISAGDYEGLEMKSTRYLQTQGSVYKVSRLETTISTVVGAHEEELEDGPKTTPSSLDQTSNGSSRSNSKTMTESFSFYSNMLS